Part of the Nostoc sp. ATCC 53789 genome, CTTAGATTTCCTAATTCGAGACCTCACAAGAACTTTCAATTCTATGACAGTGGGAACGGAACGAATAACTGAAATTGTTAGCTCACTGCGAAATTTCTCTCGTTTAGATGAGGCAGAAATTAAACAAGTGTATATTCATGAAGGTATCGATAGTACTTTAATGATTTTAAAGCACTTTTTACAAGCTACAGATAAAACTCCAGAAATTGAAGTTGTTAAACAATATAGTCAATTACCTTTAATAGAATGCTATCCTGCTCAAATAAATCAAGCTTTTATGAATATCATTACTAATGCTATTGATGCATTACAAGATAGTGGTAAATCATGGTTTAGAGCTAATAATCAACTAGAAAAACCCAATTTTCTATTACCAGTCATTCGTATTTCCACTGAAGTAATCGATCCAGAATGGGTAGCAATAACCATTGCTGATAATGGTTGTGGAATGAATGAGAAAGTGCGTGCAAGATTATTTGACCCTTTTTTTACTACTAAACCCGTGGGTAAAGGCACGGGTTTAGGTCTATCGATTAGTTACCAGATTATAGTCGAACAACATCGCGGAAAAATCGGCTGTATTTCTGTTCCAGAGCAAGGGACAGAATTTGTGATTAAGATTCCTGTAAAGACTAAAAATGTGTAGGGCATAAATAAATTTACTTGCTCTGAAACTCAGCCAGCCCGAATTTCTCACGTATTGTGTGGTTCGGGTGGCGAGTGTGGGAGGTGTGGGAGGTGTGGGAGGTGTGGGGGGCAATGCAGCGTTCATTGATGTGCAGTTACTCAATTCCTCCTCTTTCTCCCCACACCCCCTACACTCACGCTCATTTCTCACTTGTGAGAAATCCAGGTCAGGGGTAATTCCAATACGGTTCGGATAAGCAGGGGAGGCAAAAGGGTATATGTTCAGCAATTCTTTTCTCCCCCTGCTTCTCTTCTCCCCTTGCTCCCCCTTCCCCCTACTCCCCCGCTTCTTCGGTCAAGGTAGCCACCGGGGACGAAATCCGGCTAAGGGGAGTTGTTCTGGTCTAATTTCAACAGTCGCAGCATCAGCGATGGGTAGCAGAGGCATTAACCACAGGCTACTGGTAGCAATAACATCTCCATCATCAGTTTTCAAGGTGTTGGTGGGTAATGATGCTGGGGGGTTTGTCTGGGGTACTACTTGGTCAAATAACAAGCCTAAACCGTCAGCAGATAAACTCATTTGCACATTTCGTTGAGCGGGAGGCAGTACTAGCAGTGGTTTCTGTTGCCCGGTTTTCAGATCAATTGCCACCACATAAGGCTGTTCTATATATTGTTCCTTGGATACTAGCTGTGTCAGCAAGCAGTAGAGGGTGGGTGAGGCAATATCAAATTGGCAGCTGAGAATTGAACCTGTTGTTTTTAATAGTTGTTTCTGTACACCTTGGTTTGTCACTAAAAACAAATCTCGCGTGTAATCTGTATTAAACTTTACCATCGCTGCTTGAGAGCCATCTTTAGAGAAAGCTTGTACCAAACCAAACTGCGGCAGAAAATCTAGAGGTTTACTGGCATCACCTTGCAGTGGTAAGATTGCTGCTCCCTGTCCTTGGGCAACTGCTACGGCTTTACTATCTGGGGTGATCATAAAGTCTCCCCCTGGTTGGCTTTTCAGACGTTTGGGGGTGGGTTTTTCTGCTGAACCGTCGCTGGTTGCTGGCATAAACCATAGTCCAAAGTCGCCGGGATTATTTTTGTTTCCGCGCTGGATGACAATAGTTTGCCCGTCAGGTGATAAGTCAAATTTCAGGTTTTGATAATCTTTACTATCTAAAACTAGGTCAACTTTGCCTCCTGGTTGTGCTTCTTGTCCAGATTTACTAGAAACGCCTGTTGTGACTGTGTACAGTTGGGCTGAAAGTAAGTCTTCGTTATTGCTGGCGCGAGCCGAAAATAAAATTTTCTCTCCATCTGGAAATGACTCGAAGTCCATTGCTATCAAGTCTTTGGGGGTAAGTACCCTTTTTTGCTCTTGGGTTAAGTTGTATAGAACTAATCGTCCCTGTTCTTCTTGATTGCTTCCGATGTAAAGAATGACGCGATCGCGTGTGCGGAAGCTACCTGTAAAAGCCTGGATCAATCGATTTTTGCCCTCTTGCTGTGCAAACTTATCTTTAGCTCCCTGTAACTGCAATTTATAATTCGTGCCATAAGGTGCTGGTGTTAACAGCGTATAAACCATTCGCCGACCTGCCCAACTGAATTTACCTGCTAGGGGTGGCTCGATTTTCAAGTTATCCTCTACACTTTTTGTTTCCATTGGGCGGCTGAAGGTGAGGGTGAAGGAGTTATCTTCCGCCCCAATCTGTTGATTTTGCCAGGTAAAGTCGCGCACACGAGCAGTTACCACATCACCTTGCAATATGATTAACCCAATCAGCACACTTAGCAGTAGCATCAGTGCGATCGCTATCCGATCGAGTGGTTGGATAAATGTTTTAGATTTTGTCATTTGTCATTGGTCATTTGTCATTGTTCATTTGTCATTGGTCATTTGTCATCAACAAATGACTAATAACTATAAGGATTCTGGGGTTGAGGAATTTTTTTGAGAGAGGTAGCGGCAATGGTCAGTTGGCGTTTACCTGCCAAATTTTCTGTCATCATTTGCCCTTCTACTTCCAGCCAAGTGTCAGGGGAGTAACGCTCTTGATTGTTTGGGAGTTTGACAGGTAATCCTACTGGGTAAGCATCTGCTGCACAGCAAGTTAAGACAAATCGGGCTAAGAACAAATATTCTTTTCCTATATCTGGTGGATGAATAACAAATCCCTGAACTTTAACTTTTTGGCCTGTATATGTGTCTGGTTCTGGATAGACATTGACAGTGCGTACCCAATCTACAAGCGATCGCTCCTCTGGACGAACAGTAGCTCGAAAGGCTTGGGGTTTGACGCGTGTACTTCCCAATAAATCGGTGGTTACGCCCCTTTGGAGTGCTTTGTCACTAGCAAAAACTTGCGGTGTAATGATAAAACCTAGAATTGCTGTAATCAACAATAAAACACTCCCCCAACCAGGGGGAAATAAACTAATATGCTGTCCGTTTGGCGTAACATCACGGCGACGGCGTTGCCAAAGTTCCTGCATCTTGAAGAAACCAATAACAATCAAGCTGATACCTGTCACAACCACAAACCAAATGTAATTTGGGTGAATTAATAAGTTCAGCTTGTTAGTTAGCCAATATCTCAACATCAAAATGCCCCAAGATGTAATTGCTAGGGCATCCAGCCAAGGGAGTAACAGATTTGGGATTTTAGATTTAGGATTTTTATTAGCCATTAGTTATTGGACATGGGGCATTGTTTATTTGCAAAGAACAAAAGATTAATTCTTTAAAAAACGTGCAAGTTGAGGAAAAGAGTTAACACAAATGTTAATTGTGCTGCTAAAGCAAATAAGTAAAAGACAGTTTTGGGCTTAAAAATAGATAACATCAAACCAACGCTTTTGATATCAATCATTGGCCCAAACACTAAAAATGCCAACAAGGAACCGCTACTAAAGGTCGAGGCAAAAGATAGAGCAAAGAAAGAATCGACTGTAGAACAAATTGACACCACTACTGCTAATATCAGCATGACTACAATCGAGCTAATAGGCCCAGCACCCAAACTGAGAATTAATTCACGGGGAGCTAAGACTTGAATCGCTGCTGCGATCGCACTTCCTAAAATCATCACTCCGCCCAATTCCCGGAATTCTTGGACGCTATTATCTACCACTAGGCGCAGTTTATCTGCAAGGGGTTTATTGGTATTAGAAATTGGGGCAGTCGGCTGTACAAAATTAGCATCTATCCGCAGAGGTACACCGGCTTTTCCACCTAAAATATAAGTCCCGGATTGCAAAATATTTGGTACCGCTTCTTGCTGTTCTACTTGGTAACGTTTACCACGGCGTTTGGTTTCCGGCTGCGCGGGTGGATTAAACTTCATATACCGAGCGATCGCAGGCTGAATTATCGGATTTAAGTCCTTTTGAAAACTGAAAACAAAACCAATAATTGTGGCAATTGCTAGAGAAAATACGACTCGTAAGACCACTATTTCTGGCTGATCTCGAAATGCTGTCCAAGTTGACCAAATTACAATTGGGTTAATTGTTGGCGCTGCTAGCAAAAAACCAATGGCGACTGGTGTGGGTACTCCCTGAATCAGGAACCGCCGCGCTACCGGCACATTCCCGCACTCACACACCGGAAATAAAAAGCCGATCAAGCTGCCAACTAAAGCACCCAGCAGCGGATTTTTGGGCATCTTTTCTACTAATTTGCGCTCATCAACAAAAAATAGCAGCAAACTGGAGAATAAAACCCCAATAAGCAAAAAAGGCATCGCCTCGACTAGCAGACTTAGAAATATCGTAAAACCATTGTTCAGTTGATTCATGTGCGTCGCAGTCAAAAGCGGTTTTTAGTTTTAGGGTTCTGCCTAGTCATTCTATCGAAATGGGGATCAAAAGCAGTTCGGGAAAATTAAACATCATTTAAGTAGCAAGTTATCTTACGTTTCTAATAGCGCTTAAATGCTACAAACCTTTGCTTCAGCCAAGATAGTAATTTTTACCTGAGTGCATTTACTGACGATGACCAGTTCTAAGATTGTCTAAGTTCAGAAATTGTTCCGATTATAGAGGGCAAGTAGCTGCATAAGCGATTTGAAGTTACCTATGTTTATACTGACAGTAATTTGCTGGATAAGATATTAGCTCGGCTGTATTTTCATCAAGTATTCACAGTTATTGAACAATTGGCGACACCGAATAGCTCATTGTAGATATCGCTCTTGGTCGCTACAACGATTGATTTTGCGTAGTTATGGCAAAATCTAATCTGAGCTTTGCTTGATTTTTTACTATAAAAACTCTAAAAAAGCAAGACAAAAGTTTAGCAAACACGGTAAATGCTTGCAATACCTTCTCCTCAAAGACAAGGTATTGTGGCGATCGCTCTTTTGTATATATAAAAGTCGCCATTAGGCTAAGAACCTGGACGGTAGCCATTCAGAACCCCGACTTTTTAAATAAGTTGGGGTTCTAGTATTCGCTGTTAATTACGTTTTTGTGGAGTTCCCCAAATCTTGATTTGTCGATCAAATCCGCCACTGGCGAGAATTTTACCATTGGGACTAAAAGCGATCGCACTTACCCAGTCTGTATGTCCATTCAGTGTATTTATTAACTCACCTGTAGTTAAATTCCACACTTTAATCCCATCTTTGCCGGCACTAGCAAGGGTTTGTCCATCGGGGTTAATAGCGATCGCATTTACCCAGTTATTATGTCCTGTGAGGGTGCGGACTAATTCTCCAGTATTAATATTCCACAGCTTGACTGTGCGATCGCGGCTAGCACTCACTAATGTCTGTCCATCTGGTGTAAAGATGACAGCGCTAACAACATTAGAATGAGCTACAAATTCACTGATTAATTTACCAGTACTCAAGCTCCATACCTTGATTACACCCTTATTATCACCACTAGCCAAGGTCTGTCCATCAGGGCTAATGGCTAGAGTATAAATCAAGTTATCGAAGCGTACTAAAGTCCCTAAAGGGCGCTGCTGTAATAAATCCCATAGCCGAATCCCATCCAAAGCTCCACTGATCAGAACTTTACTATCAGGAGACACCGCTAAAGATAATACGTTGCTGGTATGTCCGACAAAAGAGCGGCTAAATTTAAAATTTTTCAGGCTCCAGAGGTTAATTGTGTTGTCATCACTACAACTAGCAAGGGTTTGCCCATCTGGTGAAATCACTAAAGACTCTATGGCTGATTTATGTGCTTTATTAATATCCCCTAACTTTTTACCATTTACTGGATTCCACAGGCGAATAATACCCTCATTTTCTGCACCTCCACTCGCAAGAATTCTGCTATCTGGACTGAATGCGAGAGATTTAACAGTTCCGTTATGCCCTCTAAGGGTGTAAAGTAGTTGGGCATTAGCAAAGCTGTTAGTAGTTGGGGAGTTTGGTGTTACTTCAACGGCAGCATGAGCTTGATGAATGTAAAACCCTTGCCAGATAGTCACTGGAAGGGCAACAGCTGCCATAAATGACAGGATAATATACGGACGCAGAAAATTATCCCCACCTCTTCCCTCACTACTCACACTTTTTCCTCACTTTTTATATACAAACAAACCACTTAGAATGAATTATGAATTAAGCTAACGCGCCTACATATTGCAATATTTTCCGTGTAGACCGTCATTAGTCATTAGTCAAAAGTGTTTACCAAGGACAAAGGACATTTGACAAAGGACAACCTCACCAGTTGATGTGCAATCTTATTTACGTAACAGCTTATCAACTCATAACCGGCTAAACCTTAGCTATCCGCTAACAGCACTCTTAAAGAGGTGGTTTTTTCTTAGAAACGCTTAACATTGGTAAAGGCGCACTAGAAGAACGAGAGGGCAAATAATGTTGCACCACAGGTTCCTCTGGTAGAGGACGGCGCTGCTGGAAACGCCACAACTTAAAGGCTAGCGCTATGCCTGTTGTTCCCAAACCAAAAGCGAACAACGACCAGCTATCATTCAATCCGCCAATCAGGGCATCTATAGCGCCCATCGTCACCAATACACTGATTAGTGGCTCTTTTCGGTAGGTTGACTTCAAAAAACGAGGTAATACAGCATTCATCACAGCTTGGTTGGTTCCAGTTCAGCTTTTGTGTATATTTACCAAGAATACCTCACCCATAATTTGCCTTTCTCATCGAAGGCAGACACTAATTATGATTTTCTTTAGTTGGGGAGGAACTATAGTCATTAATTGCCTTGCACATACTAGTTGCAAGTCTATGATATTTCCATCACTAATAGGTATTTTGATTCCTCTCTTGCTTACATTCTAGTGCAAAGAACTTCGCTATCAATCGCCAAAGTCAAAACCAACTGGTTGTTCCAGCTGGTTGAAACTCTTTTAACTACTAGCTTAGAACTTGCACCTTGTGCTGGTTAGTGGCACTACTTCAGACCCAGCCATGATAGCACCCCTTGATTGGTGACATATTCAATCACCAGCATCAAAGCGAAGCCAATCATTGCAGCTCGACCATTCAAGCGTTCAGCATATTCGTTAAAGCCAAACTTTGGCTCTTCTAGTTTAGGTGCAATTGTTGGTTGT contains:
- a CDS encoding permease, whose amino-acid sequence is MNQLNNGFTIFLSLLVEAMPFLLIGVLFSSLLLFFVDERKLVEKMPKNPLLGALVGSLIGFLFPVCECGNVPVARRFLIQGVPTPVAIGFLLAAPTINPIVIWSTWTAFRDQPEIVVLRVVFSLAIATIIGFVFSFQKDLNPIIQPAIARYMKFNPPAQPETKRRGKRYQVEQQEAVPNILQSGTYILGGKAGVPLRIDANFVQPTAPISNTNKPLADKLRLVVDNSVQEFRELGGVMILGSAIAAAIQVLAPRELILSLGAGPISSIVVMLILAVVVSICSTVDSFFALSFASTFSSGSLLAFLVFGPMIDIKSVGLMLSIFKPKTVFYLFALAAQLTFVLTLFLNLHVF
- a CDS encoding WD40 repeat domain-containing protein yields the protein MAAVALPVTIWQGFYIHQAHAAVEVTPNSPTTNSFANAQLLYTLRGHNGTVKSLAFSPDSRILASGGAENEGIIRLWNPVNGKKLGDINKAHKSAIESLVISPDGQTLASCSDDNTINLWSLKNFKFSRSFVGHTSNVLSLAVSPDSKVLISGALDGIRLWDLLQQRPLGTLVRFDNLIYTLAISPDGQTLASGDNKGVIKVWSLSTGKLISEFVAHSNVVSAVIFTPDGQTLVSASRDRTVKLWNINTGELVRTLTGHNNWVNAIAINPDGQTLASAGKDGIKVWNLTTGELINTLNGHTDWVSAIAFSPNGKILASGGFDRQIKIWGTPQKRN
- a CDS encoding Ig-like domain-containing protein; translation: MTKSKTFIQPLDRIAIALMLLLSVLIGLIILQGDVVTARVRDFTWQNQQIGAEDNSFTLTFSRPMETKSVEDNLKIEPPLAGKFSWAGRRMVYTLLTPAPYGTNYKLQLQGAKDKFAQQEGKNRLIQAFTGSFRTRDRVILYIGSNQEEQGRLVLYNLTQEQKRVLTPKDLIAMDFESFPDGEKILFSARASNNEDLLSAQLYTVTTGVSSKSGQEAQPGGKVDLVLDSKDYQNLKFDLSPDGQTIVIQRGNKNNPGDFGLWFMPATSDGSAEKPTPKRLKSQPGGDFMITPDSKAVAVAQGQGAAILPLQGDASKPLDFLPQFGLVQAFSKDGSQAAMVKFNTDYTRDLFLVTNQGVQKQLLKTTGSILSCQFDIASPTLYCLLTQLVSKEQYIEQPYVVAIDLKTGQQKPLLVLPPAQRNVQMSLSADGLGLLFDQVVPQTNPPASLPTNTLKTDDGDVIATSSLWLMPLLPIADAATVEIRPEQLPLAGFRPRWLP
- a CDS encoding TIGR03943 family protein, which encodes MANKNPKSKIPNLLLPWLDALAITSWGILMLRYWLTNKLNLLIHPNYIWFVVVTGISLIVIGFFKMQELWQRRRRDVTPNGQHISLFPPGWGSVLLLITAILGFIITPQVFASDKALQRGVTTDLLGSTRVKPQAFRATVRPEERSLVDWVRTVNVYPEPDTYTGQKVKVQGFVIHPPDIGKEYLFLARFVLTCCAADAYPVGLPVKLPNNQERYSPDTWLEVEGQMMTENLAGKRQLTIAATSLKKIPQPQNPYSY
- a CDS encoding chlorophyll a/b-binding protein, which translates into the protein MTQTQPTIAPKLEEPKFGFNEYAERLNGRAAMIGFALMLVIEYVTNQGVLSWLGLK